The following coding sequences are from one Brienomyrus brachyistius isolate T26 chromosome 15, BBRACH_0.4, whole genome shotgun sequence window:
- the si:dkey-121a11.3 gene encoding uncharacterized protein KIAA1614 isoform X3 → MEGADIPVRPGGRRHPSPPPGGLRGVLPVDADQHPTASSPESGGPLPCLPPGSAVSALQSKVNALSKHRVVGKERDKRGQQARSSHTHGGRELSPVLPGPGSPPTCRSWHCSSDDEGESQRQDHTHPWDHLTSRDMEVQREVVGEDEGEGGATSSSSSLPWEASDEFSVEILQEGPSSKPRSPCKGFPRAGTPPMNGGAPLVEGSPHSEPAGSSSVWRELQRSDSLESHLRRYWEGEPDQAALLGGLWRADSWESICSGGGALSLAERVEMNRAILRQMLSKPRSKDTEGLEQRPKQNGNKATLNDSDWDSGISLQDGEHCTRAFVLGDDLPLSPRQERAKRLLERARMKARSQPLKADHSILPVPRDSSPAVAPLLRSLPGKEGAASGNLSDSSSSDSACGPRRRYGQSPTRVRFEDESEKDAEVRYLERLRQRRRAGERAQGLLVSKPNLSAYVNGKKDGGDPGRAAHRGRAAQTAPECRAWGPQEDSLRNVRGRVMTVSKDPASRKCHSCGGLVDGSPGSHANAGLNPPSPQQPHGKGMPSQVPVNSVKRMVHTERIKETYIGEVAPTEDHGPDCLHSDGGNLNTRLWPPGEKWQVSGDVTVLPPNPYAVEQPEKPCHCSVSLDTQVRPLLDASGHSHQGTCPLPKKSALKLGPRNWPSGQRLVKLMPSPQGLPTHSDSPESLEPRLTQGAEQEPPATAASCPCQEQQCVGPGYRHESSSLPPPSWGPGPCIRPSVLKLPPSRTLPDHLALEPWDGASESAGHCQQWNGDQCQDPASASQAPHCRPDGRVRGPMRAEHLRANSPDMTVREEPYRRAPEYGSEQREGRSKLSLRKFFSAIGLNSVGKLVKARSSSMEHLSLPAKHSAAPHSPPHGQMKKAPSLQALNVESPLNQLRKASSVQSLQSPKRKTDRSGAYAPGQQPCSPVYSRGLQRALSVEDVGCPSLVRSVGRVAQTFPDGTLLLELSRPSHGPFGFLISRGKGRQDSGVYVEEMGDSNTQKLYAGLLGIGDEILEVNGEKVAGLSLDQVTRLMAQEGTASVRVLRHRRFPR, encoded by the exons ATGGAGGGAGCAGACATCCCAGTCAGGCCAGGAGGAAGAAGGCACCCCAGCCCTCCGCCCGGCGGCCTGCGCGGTGTTCTGCCGGTGGATGCCGACCAGCACCCTACCGCCTCCAGCCCAGAGTCCGGGGGGCCGCTACCCTGCTTACCGCCGGGGTCAGCGGTGTCCGCCCTGCAGTCTAAGGTCAACGCCCTTTCCAAGCACAGGGTGGTGGGGAAAGAGCGAGACAAGAGGGGGCAGCAAGCCAGATCCAGCCACACACATGGGGGCAGGGAACTGTCACCTGTGCTCCCGGGTCCAGGATCGCCTCCTACCTGCAGGTCGTGGCACTGCAGCAGTGACGATGAGGGGGAATCCCAGCGCCAGGACCACACCCATCCCTGGGATCACTTGACCTCACGTGACATGGAGGTGCAGAGGGAGGTGGTGGGGGAGGATGAGGGTGAAGGAGGAGCCACCTCCAGCTCGTCCTCTTTGCCTTGGGAAGCCTCTGATGAGTTCAGTGTGGAAATCCTCCAGGAAGGACCATCTTCCAAGCCACGCAGCCCCTGCAAAGGCTTCCCTCGAGCTGGGACACCTCCCATGAATGGGGGCGCCCCCCTAGTGGAGGGGAGTCCCCATAGTGAGCCGGCAGGGAGCTCATCTGTATGGAGGGAGCTTCAGAGGTCGGACAGCCTGGAGAGTCACTTGCGGCGATACTGGGAGGGGGAGCCGGACCAGGCAGCCCTACTGGGGGGGCTCTGGAGGGCCGACAGCTGGGAGAGCATATGCAGCGGCGGGGGCGCCCTCTCGCTGGCCGAGCGGGTCGAGATGAACCGCGCCATCCTCAGGCAGATGCTCAGCAAGCCCAGGAGCAAAGACACTGAGGGCCTGGAGCAGAGGCCCAAACAGAACGGGAACAAAG CAACCCTGAACGACAGCGACTGGGACTCCGGGATCTCGCTCCAAGATGGCGAGCACTGCACAAG GGCCTTTGTGCTCGGTGATGACCTGCCTCTGAGCCCCCGGCAGGAACGGGCCAAGAGGCTGCTGGAACGTGCACGCATGAAGGCCCGCTCGCAGCCGCTCAAGGCGGACCACAGCATCCTGCCCGTCCCGAGGGACAGCAGTCC ggcTGTAGCGCCGCTGCTCAGGTCTCTCCCAGGAAAGGAAGGGGCAGCGTCAGGAAATCTGAGTGACTCATCGAGCAGCGACTCAGCCTGTGGCCCCCGGCGGCGGTACGGCCAGTCCCCCACGCGCGTGCGCTTTGAGGACGAATCGGAGAAGGACGCCGAGGTGCGCTACCTGGAGCGGCTGCGGCAGAGGCGGCGGGCGGGTGAGAGGGCGCAAGGCCTGCTGGTGTCCAAGCCCAACCTCTCTGCTTACGTCAACGGCAAGAAGGATGGCGGAGATCCCGGCAGGGCGGCCCACCGAGGGCGAGCGGCGCAAACTGCGCCCGAGTGCCGGGCCTGGGGGCCGCAGGAGGACAGCCTGCGGAATGTCAGGGGGCGGGTCATGACTGTGAGTAAGGATCCGGCCAGCAGGAAGTGTCACTCTTGCGGGGGCTTAGTGGATGGGTCCCCAGGGTCCCATGCCAATGCCGGCTTGAACCCGCCATCACCTCAGCAGCCCCATGGGAAGGGCATGCCGAGCCAAGTGCCGGTGAACAGTGTGAAGCGCATGGTCCACACCGAGCGCATTAAGGAGACCTACATCGGCGAGGTCGCCCCCACAGAGGACCATGGTCCTGACTGCCTGCACAGTGATGGCGGGAACCTGAACACCAGGCTGTGGCCCCCTGGAGAAAAGTGGCAGGTCTCTGGTGATGTCACAGTGCTGCCTCCCAACCCATATGCCGTAGAGCAGCCTGAGAAACCCTGCCACTGCTCGGTGTCCCTGGATACTCAggtgcgccccctgctggatgcCAGTGGCCATAGCCATCAGGGCACCTGTCCTCTGCCAAAGAAATCTGCCCTGAAATTGGGGCCCAGGAACTGGCCAAGTGGCCAGCGGTTGGTGAAGCTCATGCCCTCACCTCAAGGTCTCCCCACCCACTCGGATTCCCCTGAAAGTCTGGAGCCAAGACTCACCCAGGGGGCGGAGCAAGAGCCACCTGCCACTGCTGCCTCATGTCCCTGCCAGGAGCAGCAGTGTGTCGGGCCGGGCTACAGACACGAAAGCTCCTCTCTACCCCCTCCGAGCTGGGGCCCTGGTCCATGCATCAGGCCCTCTGTACTGAAGCTCCCCCCCAGCAGGACTCTGCCTGACCACCTGGCTCTGGAGCCCTGGGATGGTGCATCAGAATCAGCAG GTCACTGCCAACAGTGGAATGGAGACCAATGTCAAGATCCCGCCTCCGCCTCACAAGCCCCCCACTGCAGACCTGACGGGCGGGTCAGGGGGCCAATGAGAGCGGAACACCTGAGGGCGAACAGTCCTGACATGACTGT CAGAGAAGAGCCCTACAGACGGGCCCCAGAATATGGATCTGAGCAGCGTGAGGGCAGATCCAAACTGTCACTGCGCAAGTTCTTCTCTGCTATTGGACTCAACAGCGTCGGCAAGCTGGTGAAGGCACGTTCCAGCAGCATGGAACACCTAAGCCTGCCTGCCAAGCACAGCGctgccccccacagccccccgcATGGCCAGATGAAGAAGGCACCCTCACTCCAGGCACTGAATGTG GAGTCTCCCTTGAACCAGTTGCGGAAAGCCTCGTCGGTACAAAGCCTGCAATCCCCCAAGAGGAAAACTGACCGGTCGGGGGCATATGCCCCAGGACAGCAGCCTTGCAGCCCGGTTTACAG cagggggctccAGCGAGCACTGAGCGTGGAGGACGTGGGCTGCCCCAGTCTGGTGCGGTCAGTGGGCCGGGTTGCCCAAACCTTCCCTGATGGGACTTTATTGCTAGAGCTCAGCAGACCCTCCCACGGCCCCTTTGGCTTCCTCATCTCTCGTGGAAAAGGGCGGCAGGATTCAG GTGTGTACGTGGAGGAGATGGGGGACAGCAACACGCAGAAGCTCTATGCCGGCCTGCTGGGGATCGGAGACGAGATCCTGGAGGTGAACGGGGAGAAGGTGGCCGGGCTGAGCCTGGACCAGGTGACACGGCTCATGGCACAGGAGGGCACGGCCTCCGTCCGCGTGCTACGACATCGCCGCTTCCCACGCTGA
- the si:dkey-121a11.3 gene encoding uncharacterized protein KIAA1614 isoform X4: MEGADIPVRPGGRRHPSPPPGGLRGVLPVDADQHPTASSPESGGPLPCLPPGSAVSALQSKVNALSKHRVVGKERDKRGQQARSSHTHGGRELSPVLPGPGSPPTCRSWHCSSDDEGESQRQDHTHPWDHLTSRDMEVQREVVGEDEGEGGATSSSSSLPWEASDEFSVEILQEGPSSKPRSPCKGFPRAGTPPMNGGAPLVEGSPHSEPAGSSSVWRELQRSDSLESHLRRYWEGEPDQAALLGGLWRADSWESICSGGGALSLAERVEMNRAILRQMLSKPRSKDTEGLEQRPKQNGNKATLNDSDWDSGISLQDGEHCTSRAFVLGDDLPLSPRQERAKRLLERARMKARSQPLKADHSILPVPRDSSPAVAPLLRSLPGKEGAASGNLSDSSSSDSACGPRRRYGQSPTRVRFEDESEKDAEVRYLERLRQRRRAGERAQGLLVSKPNLSAYVNGKKDGGDPGRAAHRGRAAQTAPECRAWGPQEDSLRNVRGRVMTVSKDPASRKCHSCGGLVDGSPGSHANAGLNPPSPQQPHGKGMPSQVPVNSVKRMVHTERIKETYIGEVAPTEDHGPDCLHSDGGNLNTRLWPPGEKWQVSGDVTVLPPNPYAVEQPEKPCHCSVSLDTQVRPLLDASGHSHQGTCPLPKKSALKLGPRNWPSGQRLVKLMPSPQGLPTHSDSPESLEPRLTQGAEQEPPATAASCPCQEQQCVGPGYRHESSSLPPPSWGPGPCIRPSVLKLPPSRTLPDHLALEPWDGASESAGHCQQWNGDQCQDPASASQAPHCRPDGRVRGPMRAEHLRANSPDMTVREEPYRRAPEYGSEQREGRSKLSLRKFFSAIGLNSVGKLVKARSSSMEHLSLPAKHSAAPHSPPHGQMKKAPSLQALNVESPLNQLRKASSVQSLQSPKRKTDRSGAYAPGQQPCSPVYRGLQRALSVEDVGCPSLVRSVGRVAQTFPDGTLLLELSRPSHGPFGFLISRGKGRQDSGVYVEEMGDSNTQKLYAGLLGIGDEILEVNGEKVAGLSLDQVTRLMAQEGTASVRVLRHRRFPR; encoded by the exons ATGGAGGGAGCAGACATCCCAGTCAGGCCAGGAGGAAGAAGGCACCCCAGCCCTCCGCCCGGCGGCCTGCGCGGTGTTCTGCCGGTGGATGCCGACCAGCACCCTACCGCCTCCAGCCCAGAGTCCGGGGGGCCGCTACCCTGCTTACCGCCGGGGTCAGCGGTGTCCGCCCTGCAGTCTAAGGTCAACGCCCTTTCCAAGCACAGGGTGGTGGGGAAAGAGCGAGACAAGAGGGGGCAGCAAGCCAGATCCAGCCACACACATGGGGGCAGGGAACTGTCACCTGTGCTCCCGGGTCCAGGATCGCCTCCTACCTGCAGGTCGTGGCACTGCAGCAGTGACGATGAGGGGGAATCCCAGCGCCAGGACCACACCCATCCCTGGGATCACTTGACCTCACGTGACATGGAGGTGCAGAGGGAGGTGGTGGGGGAGGATGAGGGTGAAGGAGGAGCCACCTCCAGCTCGTCCTCTTTGCCTTGGGAAGCCTCTGATGAGTTCAGTGTGGAAATCCTCCAGGAAGGACCATCTTCCAAGCCACGCAGCCCCTGCAAAGGCTTCCCTCGAGCTGGGACACCTCCCATGAATGGGGGCGCCCCCCTAGTGGAGGGGAGTCCCCATAGTGAGCCGGCAGGGAGCTCATCTGTATGGAGGGAGCTTCAGAGGTCGGACAGCCTGGAGAGTCACTTGCGGCGATACTGGGAGGGGGAGCCGGACCAGGCAGCCCTACTGGGGGGGCTCTGGAGGGCCGACAGCTGGGAGAGCATATGCAGCGGCGGGGGCGCCCTCTCGCTGGCCGAGCGGGTCGAGATGAACCGCGCCATCCTCAGGCAGATGCTCAGCAAGCCCAGGAGCAAAGACACTGAGGGCCTGGAGCAGAGGCCCAAACAGAACGGGAACAAAG CAACCCTGAACGACAGCGACTGGGACTCCGGGATCTCGCTCCAAGATGGCGAGCACTGCACAAG CAGGGCCTTTGTGCTCGGTGATGACCTGCCTCTGAGCCCCCGGCAGGAACGGGCCAAGAGGCTGCTGGAACGTGCACGCATGAAGGCCCGCTCGCAGCCGCTCAAGGCGGACCACAGCATCCTGCCCGTCCCGAGGGACAGCAGTCC ggcTGTAGCGCCGCTGCTCAGGTCTCTCCCAGGAAAGGAAGGGGCAGCGTCAGGAAATCTGAGTGACTCATCGAGCAGCGACTCAGCCTGTGGCCCCCGGCGGCGGTACGGCCAGTCCCCCACGCGCGTGCGCTTTGAGGACGAATCGGAGAAGGACGCCGAGGTGCGCTACCTGGAGCGGCTGCGGCAGAGGCGGCGGGCGGGTGAGAGGGCGCAAGGCCTGCTGGTGTCCAAGCCCAACCTCTCTGCTTACGTCAACGGCAAGAAGGATGGCGGAGATCCCGGCAGGGCGGCCCACCGAGGGCGAGCGGCGCAAACTGCGCCCGAGTGCCGGGCCTGGGGGCCGCAGGAGGACAGCCTGCGGAATGTCAGGGGGCGGGTCATGACTGTGAGTAAGGATCCGGCCAGCAGGAAGTGTCACTCTTGCGGGGGCTTAGTGGATGGGTCCCCAGGGTCCCATGCCAATGCCGGCTTGAACCCGCCATCACCTCAGCAGCCCCATGGGAAGGGCATGCCGAGCCAAGTGCCGGTGAACAGTGTGAAGCGCATGGTCCACACCGAGCGCATTAAGGAGACCTACATCGGCGAGGTCGCCCCCACAGAGGACCATGGTCCTGACTGCCTGCACAGTGATGGCGGGAACCTGAACACCAGGCTGTGGCCCCCTGGAGAAAAGTGGCAGGTCTCTGGTGATGTCACAGTGCTGCCTCCCAACCCATATGCCGTAGAGCAGCCTGAGAAACCCTGCCACTGCTCGGTGTCCCTGGATACTCAggtgcgccccctgctggatgcCAGTGGCCATAGCCATCAGGGCACCTGTCCTCTGCCAAAGAAATCTGCCCTGAAATTGGGGCCCAGGAACTGGCCAAGTGGCCAGCGGTTGGTGAAGCTCATGCCCTCACCTCAAGGTCTCCCCACCCACTCGGATTCCCCTGAAAGTCTGGAGCCAAGACTCACCCAGGGGGCGGAGCAAGAGCCACCTGCCACTGCTGCCTCATGTCCCTGCCAGGAGCAGCAGTGTGTCGGGCCGGGCTACAGACACGAAAGCTCCTCTCTACCCCCTCCGAGCTGGGGCCCTGGTCCATGCATCAGGCCCTCTGTACTGAAGCTCCCCCCCAGCAGGACTCTGCCTGACCACCTGGCTCTGGAGCCCTGGGATGGTGCATCAGAATCAGCAG GTCACTGCCAACAGTGGAATGGAGACCAATGTCAAGATCCCGCCTCCGCCTCACAAGCCCCCCACTGCAGACCTGACGGGCGGGTCAGGGGGCCAATGAGAGCGGAACACCTGAGGGCGAACAGTCCTGACATGACTGT CAGAGAAGAGCCCTACAGACGGGCCCCAGAATATGGATCTGAGCAGCGTGAGGGCAGATCCAAACTGTCACTGCGCAAGTTCTTCTCTGCTATTGGACTCAACAGCGTCGGCAAGCTGGTGAAGGCACGTTCCAGCAGCATGGAACACCTAAGCCTGCCTGCCAAGCACAGCGctgccccccacagccccccgcATGGCCAGATGAAGAAGGCACCCTCACTCCAGGCACTGAATGTG GAGTCTCCCTTGAACCAGTTGCGGAAAGCCTCGTCGGTACAAAGCCTGCAATCCCCCAAGAGGAAAACTGACCGGTCGGGGGCATATGCCCCAGGACAGCAGCCTTGCAGCCCGGTTTACAG ggggctccAGCGAGCACTGAGCGTGGAGGACGTGGGCTGCCCCAGTCTGGTGCGGTCAGTGGGCCGGGTTGCCCAAACCTTCCCTGATGGGACTTTATTGCTAGAGCTCAGCAGACCCTCCCACGGCCCCTTTGGCTTCCTCATCTCTCGTGGAAAAGGGCGGCAGGATTCAG GTGTGTACGTGGAGGAGATGGGGGACAGCAACACGCAGAAGCTCTATGCCGGCCTGCTGGGGATCGGAGACGAGATCCTGGAGGTGAACGGGGAGAAGGTGGCCGGGCTGAGCCTGGACCAGGTGACACGGCTCATGGCACAGGAGGGCACGGCCTCCGTCCGCGTGCTACGACATCGCCGCTTCCCACGCTGA
- the si:dkey-121a11.3 gene encoding uncharacterized protein KIAA1614 isoform X2, with the protein MEGADIPVRPGGRRHPSPPPGGLRGVLPVDADQHPTASSPESGGPLPCLPPGSAVSALQSKVNALSKHRVVGKERDKRGQQARSSHTHGGRELSPVLPGPGSPPTCRSWHCSSDDEGESQRQDHTHPWDHLTSRDMEVQREVVGEDEGEGGATSSSSSLPWEASDEFSVEILQEGPSSKPRSPCKGFPRAGTPPMNGGAPLVEGSPHSEPAGSSSVWRELQRSDSLESHLRRYWEGEPDQAALLGGLWRADSWESICSGGGALSLAERVEMNRAILRQMLSKPRSKDTEGLEQRPKQNGNKATLNDSDWDSGISLQDGEHCTSRAFVLGDDLPLSPRQERAKRLLERARMKARSQPLKADHSILPVPRDSSPAVAPLLRSLPGKEGAASGNLSDSSSSDSACGPRRRYGQSPTRVRFEDESEKDAEVRYLERLRQRRRAGERAQGLLVSKPNLSAYVNGKKDGGDPGRAAHRGRAAQTAPECRAWGPQEDSLRNVRGRVMTVSKDPASRKCHSCGGLVDGSPGSHANAGLNPPSPQQPHGKGMPSQVPVNSVKRMVHTERIKETYIGEVAPTEDHGPDCLHSDGGNLNTRLWPPGEKWQVSGDVTVLPPNPYAVEQPEKPCHCSVSLDTQVRPLLDASGHSHQGTCPLPKKSALKLGPRNWPSGQRLVKLMPSPQGLPTHSDSPESLEPRLTQGAEQEPPATAASCPCQEQQCVGPGYRHESSSLPPPSWGPGPCIRPSVLKLPPSRTLPDHLALEPWDGASESAGHCQQWNGDQCQDPASASQAPHCRPDGRVRGPMRAEHLRANSPDMTVEEPYRRAPEYGSEQREGRSKLSLRKFFSAIGLNSVGKLVKARSSSMEHLSLPAKHSAAPHSPPHGQMKKAPSLQALNVESPLNQLRKASSVQSLQSPKRKTDRSGAYAPGQQPCSPVYSRGLQRALSVEDVGCPSLVRSVGRVAQTFPDGTLLLELSRPSHGPFGFLISRGKGRQDSGVYVEEMGDSNTQKLYAGLLGIGDEILEVNGEKVAGLSLDQVTRLMAQEGTASVRVLRHRRFPR; encoded by the exons ATGGAGGGAGCAGACATCCCAGTCAGGCCAGGAGGAAGAAGGCACCCCAGCCCTCCGCCCGGCGGCCTGCGCGGTGTTCTGCCGGTGGATGCCGACCAGCACCCTACCGCCTCCAGCCCAGAGTCCGGGGGGCCGCTACCCTGCTTACCGCCGGGGTCAGCGGTGTCCGCCCTGCAGTCTAAGGTCAACGCCCTTTCCAAGCACAGGGTGGTGGGGAAAGAGCGAGACAAGAGGGGGCAGCAAGCCAGATCCAGCCACACACATGGGGGCAGGGAACTGTCACCTGTGCTCCCGGGTCCAGGATCGCCTCCTACCTGCAGGTCGTGGCACTGCAGCAGTGACGATGAGGGGGAATCCCAGCGCCAGGACCACACCCATCCCTGGGATCACTTGACCTCACGTGACATGGAGGTGCAGAGGGAGGTGGTGGGGGAGGATGAGGGTGAAGGAGGAGCCACCTCCAGCTCGTCCTCTTTGCCTTGGGAAGCCTCTGATGAGTTCAGTGTGGAAATCCTCCAGGAAGGACCATCTTCCAAGCCACGCAGCCCCTGCAAAGGCTTCCCTCGAGCTGGGACACCTCCCATGAATGGGGGCGCCCCCCTAGTGGAGGGGAGTCCCCATAGTGAGCCGGCAGGGAGCTCATCTGTATGGAGGGAGCTTCAGAGGTCGGACAGCCTGGAGAGTCACTTGCGGCGATACTGGGAGGGGGAGCCGGACCAGGCAGCCCTACTGGGGGGGCTCTGGAGGGCCGACAGCTGGGAGAGCATATGCAGCGGCGGGGGCGCCCTCTCGCTGGCCGAGCGGGTCGAGATGAACCGCGCCATCCTCAGGCAGATGCTCAGCAAGCCCAGGAGCAAAGACACTGAGGGCCTGGAGCAGAGGCCCAAACAGAACGGGAACAAAG CAACCCTGAACGACAGCGACTGGGACTCCGGGATCTCGCTCCAAGATGGCGAGCACTGCACAAG CAGGGCCTTTGTGCTCGGTGATGACCTGCCTCTGAGCCCCCGGCAGGAACGGGCCAAGAGGCTGCTGGAACGTGCACGCATGAAGGCCCGCTCGCAGCCGCTCAAGGCGGACCACAGCATCCTGCCCGTCCCGAGGGACAGCAGTCC ggcTGTAGCGCCGCTGCTCAGGTCTCTCCCAGGAAAGGAAGGGGCAGCGTCAGGAAATCTGAGTGACTCATCGAGCAGCGACTCAGCCTGTGGCCCCCGGCGGCGGTACGGCCAGTCCCCCACGCGCGTGCGCTTTGAGGACGAATCGGAGAAGGACGCCGAGGTGCGCTACCTGGAGCGGCTGCGGCAGAGGCGGCGGGCGGGTGAGAGGGCGCAAGGCCTGCTGGTGTCCAAGCCCAACCTCTCTGCTTACGTCAACGGCAAGAAGGATGGCGGAGATCCCGGCAGGGCGGCCCACCGAGGGCGAGCGGCGCAAACTGCGCCCGAGTGCCGGGCCTGGGGGCCGCAGGAGGACAGCCTGCGGAATGTCAGGGGGCGGGTCATGACTGTGAGTAAGGATCCGGCCAGCAGGAAGTGTCACTCTTGCGGGGGCTTAGTGGATGGGTCCCCAGGGTCCCATGCCAATGCCGGCTTGAACCCGCCATCACCTCAGCAGCCCCATGGGAAGGGCATGCCGAGCCAAGTGCCGGTGAACAGTGTGAAGCGCATGGTCCACACCGAGCGCATTAAGGAGACCTACATCGGCGAGGTCGCCCCCACAGAGGACCATGGTCCTGACTGCCTGCACAGTGATGGCGGGAACCTGAACACCAGGCTGTGGCCCCCTGGAGAAAAGTGGCAGGTCTCTGGTGATGTCACAGTGCTGCCTCCCAACCCATATGCCGTAGAGCAGCCTGAGAAACCCTGCCACTGCTCGGTGTCCCTGGATACTCAggtgcgccccctgctggatgcCAGTGGCCATAGCCATCAGGGCACCTGTCCTCTGCCAAAGAAATCTGCCCTGAAATTGGGGCCCAGGAACTGGCCAAGTGGCCAGCGGTTGGTGAAGCTCATGCCCTCACCTCAAGGTCTCCCCACCCACTCGGATTCCCCTGAAAGTCTGGAGCCAAGACTCACCCAGGGGGCGGAGCAAGAGCCACCTGCCACTGCTGCCTCATGTCCCTGCCAGGAGCAGCAGTGTGTCGGGCCGGGCTACAGACACGAAAGCTCCTCTCTACCCCCTCCGAGCTGGGGCCCTGGTCCATGCATCAGGCCCTCTGTACTGAAGCTCCCCCCCAGCAGGACTCTGCCTGACCACCTGGCTCTGGAGCCCTGGGATGGTGCATCAGAATCAGCAG GTCACTGCCAACAGTGGAATGGAGACCAATGTCAAGATCCCGCCTCCGCCTCACAAGCCCCCCACTGCAGACCTGACGGGCGGGTCAGGGGGCCAATGAGAGCGGAACACCTGAGGGCGAACAGTCCTGACATGACTGT AGAAGAGCCCTACAGACGGGCCCCAGAATATGGATCTGAGCAGCGTGAGGGCAGATCCAAACTGTCACTGCGCAAGTTCTTCTCTGCTATTGGACTCAACAGCGTCGGCAAGCTGGTGAAGGCACGTTCCAGCAGCATGGAACACCTAAGCCTGCCTGCCAAGCACAGCGctgccccccacagccccccgcATGGCCAGATGAAGAAGGCACCCTCACTCCAGGCACTGAATGTG GAGTCTCCCTTGAACCAGTTGCGGAAAGCCTCGTCGGTACAAAGCCTGCAATCCCCCAAGAGGAAAACTGACCGGTCGGGGGCATATGCCCCAGGACAGCAGCCTTGCAGCCCGGTTTACAG cagggggctccAGCGAGCACTGAGCGTGGAGGACGTGGGCTGCCCCAGTCTGGTGCGGTCAGTGGGCCGGGTTGCCCAAACCTTCCCTGATGGGACTTTATTGCTAGAGCTCAGCAGACCCTCCCACGGCCCCTTTGGCTTCCTCATCTCTCGTGGAAAAGGGCGGCAGGATTCAG GTGTGTACGTGGAGGAGATGGGGGACAGCAACACGCAGAAGCTCTATGCCGGCCTGCTGGGGATCGGAGACGAGATCCTGGAGGTGAACGGGGAGAAGGTGGCCGGGCTGAGCCTGGACCAGGTGACACGGCTCATGGCACAGGAGGGCACGGCCTCCGTCCGCGTGCTACGACATCGCCGCTTCCCACGCTGA